CCTCCTGGCTCATCTCCACCGGTTTATTGCGCAGGTTCATTTCTTTCTCCCTGGTAAAAGGAATGAGATGGATGTGGGCATGGGGCACTTCCGTCCCAACCACAAGAATGCCTACACGCTTACACGGCACTACTGCTTCAATGGACCTGCCTACCTTTTTTGAAAAGGTCATCAGCCCGGAGAGCACTTCGTCAGGGAGATCAAAAATATAATCGACTTCCATTTTGGGAACGGCCAGCACATGCCCTTTTACCAGGGGACGAATATCGAGGAAAGCAAAATAATGCTCTGTTTCCGCGATTTTATAAGAAGGAATTTCTCCGCTGATGATTTTGGTGAAAATGCTGGCCATGATGATTAAATTGAAATGTTCATGATTTCAAATTCAAGATTGCCTCTCGGGGTCTCCACGACCGCAATATCGCCCACTTCTTTTCCCAACAGACCTGAGCCCATAGGCGAGGTTACTGAGATCTTTTTGAGTTTCAAGTCTGCTTCAGTCTCTGATACGAGTTTATAGGTAACCTCAGTGCCTGTTTTAATGTTTTTAATGGTGACATTAGCCAGTACGGTAACCTTTGAGGTATCCAATGTGCTTTCATCCAGTATCCGGGCATTAGCGAGTACTTTTTCCAACTCATTAATTTTCAGTTCGAGCATGCCCTGGGCATCTTTGGCCGCGTCATACTCGGCATTTTCGGAAAGATCTCCTTTCTCACGAGCTTCTCCAATGGCTCTGGCCGCTTCAGCTCTACCCACATTCTTTAGTTCATCCAATTCTGCCACGAGGTTGTTGTAACCTTCCTGGGTTAAATAATTAATTGCTGACATAAAATATTATTAATAAATAAAAAGACAAGAACGCTTTTTGACTCAATTGAATCAAAAAGCGTTCTTGTCTTGTTGAACCCCAAAAATAAGCAATCTTAAGCGGAAAATCAAGATTTACCGCTCAATCAGAATAAAAATATGACGTAAAACATATTTTTTCTGATGAATAGAGTACCAAAGACAGGAATAGTGTCCTTTTTAAAAAAAAACTTCCTGGCTTCCTGGCTTTTTTCGATCTGCCCGGACTTAAGTTTTGCTTTCCGGATTCTAATTACATATTGAAACGGATTCCGATATTGTGGGTACCGTTGAATATTTTTGTTTGACGATAAGCATAATCAATGCTTATTTTTGTGTTTTTGTTTTCTTTACTCAATGGCAAAGAAACGGTTGCGCCGGCACTCAGCCCTGTGTACAACGGACGTTCAAATTCTTCGGGACTCCCTGAGACAAATTCATATCTATATCCTGCACGGAGCATAAACATTTCCTTGAGCGAAAATTCCAATCCACCTCCCAACTGATCCTGGGAGAAAGAGTTCGAAGTAAAGTTACCCAAAGCCGTCAGGCGTCCTGTTGTTCCGAAAAGGAAATCATAAGAAAGACCAATATTCAGCATGGATGGTAATTCATAACCGGCAGAGCGCTGAGAAAGCGTAATCTGATACCCGCCTTCAACATTGTTTACCTCGTTGAGTCCTTCCCCGGAAAACTTCATTTTACCTCCGACGTTTCTTAAGGAAATGCCGAACTTGAAATTATCATCCTCCCCTGTAACGTATTGCACCCCTGCGTCTACCGCGAAAGCAAAAGCGCTGATATCGGCGGTAGATTCCGAAACACCACGAAGGGTAATACCCACCGTTACTTTATTTTCAAAAGTATGGGCATAAGACATTCCAAGATTGAAAAAATTCGGAGAGAACGTTGTTCCGGTTCCTTCCGGCTGATCAGCCGTAGTGACGGGGATATCTCCAAAATCAAGGGCCATCAGGCTAAACCCGAAAGCACCGTTTTTTCCCACCTTCCTGGCTACGCCAAAAGCATTCATATTGATCCCGGTACCCGTGAGGTAAATGCCATTACTAAAGGACAATTCAGTGGTATTGATCCGTGCCAAACCGGCAGGGTTGATGCGAATGGATTCCACTCCTGACACGTTT
This sequence is a window from Lewinellaceae bacterium. Protein-coding genes within it:
- a CDS encoding HIT family protein → MASIFTKIISGEIPSYKIAETEHYFAFLDIRPLVKGHVLAVPKMEVDYIFDLPDEVLSGLMTFSKKVGRSIEAVVPCKRVGILVVGTEVPHAHIHLIPFTREKEMNLRNKPVEMSQEEFVSLAEKIADKFNSL
- the greA gene encoding transcription elongation factor GreA, yielding MSAINYLTQEGYNNLVAELDELKNVGRAEAARAIGEAREKGDLSENAEYDAAKDAQGMLELKINELEKVLANARILDESTLDTSKVTVLANVTIKNIKTGTEVTYKLVSETEADLKLKKISVTSPMGSGLLGKEVGDIAVVETPRGNLEFEIMNISI
- a CDS encoding PorV/PorQ family protein gives rise to the protein MKKTIYSIIFLLVLGGMATEVQAGNPDRQGEAGAYELLMIPYARAAGLHAMTTANVSGVESIRINPAGLARINTTELSFSNGIYLTGTGINMNAFGVARKVGKNGAFGFSLMALDFGDIPVTTADQPEGTGTTFSPNFFNLGMSYAHTFENKVTVGITLRGVSESTADISAFAFAVDAGVQYVTGEDDNFKFGISLRNVGGKMKFSGEGLNEVNNVEGGYQITLSQRSAGYELPSMLNIGLSYDFLFGTTGRLTALGNFTSNSFSQDQLGGGLEFSLKEMFMLRAGYRYEFVSGSPEEFERPLYTGLSAGATVSLPLSKENKNTKISIDYAYRQTKIFNGTHNIGIRFNM